The Ciconia boyciana chromosome 26, ASM3463844v1, whole genome shotgun sequence nucleotide sequence GGGAAGGGGGAGCCGGGGGTTACAGCAGCCTGGCTCcgacccccagcaccccgccaCCCCTCTCGTCTCCAACATCCCCTCTGTGGCCCCAGATCCTCCCAGCCCGCTGGTCCCCAATGCCCACCACGAGGGTGAAGAAAACCCTGCCAAGATGTCCCCATGCCTGCCCCCCGTCCCCAGAGAGCCCCACCGTGACAGCCCACCTTGCGCTTGACGTCGGAGGCGATGCTGAAGAGCAGGGACCAGTAGAAGGAGAGCTCGATCATGTAGTACCAGTACTGGGAGGGCAGCATGCTCTGAAAGCCAAGAGACAGGTTGGGGGGGGATCCTCCATGTGCCCCAGCGGGGTTCGATCCCTTTCCATGGGCAGCAGCCAGACCCACGGGTGTCCTGGGGACCCTTCTGCCCCCCACGGCATGCAAACCCCTTCTCCGTGCATCAGCCAAACCCCCACGGGTGCCAGAGACACTGTGCAACCCCGGAGAGACCCTCCCGCACCCCGGGGGCTCCGCTTCCCGTCTCCCATCGcccaggcagctcctgggggCAGGAAGGGCCCTGGGATGGCGATGGGACGGGGTGGGGGGCTCACCTGGATGGGGTATCCCTTCCACACCTCCCGGAGGTCGTAGAACCAGGGTTTCTGCGGGACgcggaggggagagagagacagagaggtgTTAGAGGGGGCGGAGGGGGCCGACGGGGCCGGGCACGCGCGGGGGGGCCAATACTTACATCCACTATGACAGCCATGCCAGCAATGAAAGCAATAAGGTAAAACGTGAATCGCCAACTGGAAAAAGGAAGCAGACGGTCCTCAGACGGGCACCGGGGCGAGGGAGGGAGACGGACGGACCCACCGGCCCCACATTCCGccctcccagggcagccccgggccaAGCGGgtgcccccacagccccatccACCGCAGGGACGTGGCCCGCAGGGTGACGGTGATGCCGGGCGCGGGGTCTCACCTGGCCTCCCTGAACTTCTTCAGCAGGCTGGGCCGGTCTTGGTTGCGGCGGCGGCGAAACCAGCGCTCCACCTGCCGCACCGTGCAGCCGCTCTTCTTTGAGAGCATCTCCACGTCGGCCTGGGGGACGGCAGGGATGTCGCCGCCGCGCCGCAAGGCACCGGCTCTGCCGCTCGCCCTCCCCCAGCCACGTCGAGCCCCttttggggacccccctcccctcccctcacctGCTTGGGGTGTTTGCTGGTGGCAGCGTAAAACTTCTCCAGCACGGCATTGGGGGTGGCTTttaacctgatcttctccttgACGTTCAGTAGCCCGGCCAGTGGGGTGGCCACGTACCTGGGAAAGGAACAGCGGGGCATAAAACGTCCCCATTTCTGCGTCACCTGGCTGACGTGGCCCCATCAAAGCCACCCAGGGACTCACAGCCACTcggtgcctcagtttccccatcctGCTACTGCTTCTCCAAGGTGGGTTTTACCACGGGGGAATCCCGCAGGTCCCTCCGTCGCCCCAGGGTTGGGGGACCGGAACCCACGAAGCGGCAGGGCCGTATCCACCCCGGCAAAGGGTGCCTCCCCCTTCTCCCGCCGTCCCAACAAAGCCCCGTCTGTTCCCGGCCTCGGCTTGCCATTGTTTGCCCAACAAATCACTCCTTAAACGCCGGGGCCTGCGGCCGACCGTGCCGCGATAAGGGCAGCGGAGGATGCACAAAGCCGGGTTTgtgcggggccggcgggggcagGTCCCCGGCCCTAAATGTGGGCTGGGGGGGTAACTGCACCCCAGTAGCAGGAGCCCTGGGGTGCCGCAGCCACCCCAAGCCGGGCTGAGGTCAGGGCGAGACGTCCAGGGGCTCATCGCAGCGTctccgcagcccccggggcacagggatcagggttcccccccaccccagggaagGGACTCACGTCTCAAAGAGGTGCCGGACGACGAGGAAGAGGAAGGCCAAGGGGAGGGTGATGTAGAGATCGGAGGCTTTGGCGTAGACTCGCCCATCCCGGTCCTCCAGGTCGGCCCAGGTGACGTTTGCCGGGAGCCAGAGCTGTTCCCACCAAAAATAGCTGTACAAGGTCTGAAACAtgctgggggggaaggaggagagaggagaggtgaGGGGGCCCCTCGCACCCCTGGGCAGCGGGGAGGCCCCGCACGGAGGCGGGTGGTGGGACCCCGCTCCCTGCTGGTCACATCTCCCTCCGGCCGGTGCCACCGGCAGGGTCCCTGATGCCCCGGCTGGACCCGGCACCCCAAGCCCCACCTCGGCTCCCGGCGAGCCACCGGCCAAGCCACGTGCCGGGGAGGGTCGGCGGGCCGGTGAAACCCGCCTCGTGCCGCACGGAGCGGCCGGGCGCTCGGCTCCGGCAGagagggactttgctccctgCAGCGGAGAGCTCAGCGGGTGATGATTAACTGAGGCCGCTCTCGCTTCCAGCCAGCGGGACAGATCCTTGGCACCGGCCGGAGGGAGGAACTGGGTTCCCGGTCTCCGGGACTTCCCACGCCGGCATCGCACGGCACGGCAAACCCCGGGACCGTGGCAGGATgaagaggaggggggaagcCCCCCCGCGCCGTTTCTCTCCCGAGCGCCGTGTTCGCGTGCCGGGGTTGATCCCGGGCACGAAGCCCAacgccggggcgggggggaaaccgaggcacggAGCCCACCGCCACCCCTCGGCCAGGCAGCCGGACCCAGGCGGCCGCACGGCGCAGGATTAGGGATTTGCCAGCGGCACAATGAGCACCTTTGTGCCTTAAAAAGGCACCGTGCGGCTCCCCACCGGCACGGGGAGGGAGAGGACGCCCAGCGCCGTCACCGGTCACCGCGTGGGGAAGCCACCCCTGCCATGGGGTCGGTGCATCCCggctcttccttcccctccgcACCGGCACCTCGGCCGTCGGACACGAGCCGGTTTCCCCCCGCGGGGAGGCGAGCCCAggctccgcggggccgggccaGGGGTCGGGGGGGTCCTGGTCCCCGGGAGCAAATCCCGGGCGCGGAGCAGGGATTTAGGCGAGGGACGGAGCCGGCTtcgcgccggggcgggggaagAGGAACCGCCGGGGCCGGTTTCACGGTGGAAGCGTGCCCCGATTCCCGCTTAACCGGGCCGGGCCGACCGTGCCGCACACGGGACGCGGGCAGGTaacgggcagggcaggcagggcaggcagccggTGCGTGGGAGGACGCGGGGTGAGGCCCGGGTCAGGGCTGGCGGCATCTTCTCCCCCAGGAAAACGGGGACGCCGGGGCCCAGCTGATGTCCCAGGGATGGCGAGAAGCCAGAACCGGGGGCCGCCgagctggggggagggggggcggtACCGTCAGCCGGGCCCCCCCCCGAGGTGATTTTAGGAGCGATCCTGCTGGAAAGTGAGAAAATCCTGAAATGTTTCGTTGACGGAGGAAAAACCGCGGCCGGGAGCATCGCTCGGCACCGAATCCCAGCCGGGACCCTGCACCGGGGgctccggggcggggggaggggggtgtcccCGGTTGGGGGTACCGGGTCAGCGCCGGCTGGAGAGACCCGGGGCGGGACGGAGCCCGCCCGGGGGGCCACaccccagccccggcggggacggaggccgggcccggggccTCGCAGCGGGCCGGGGGGCACCGCCTccctccggccccggcccggcccgaggagccgggcgggggggggggcattgaGGCGTGGGGCcgcccgcgggcggcggccgggaAGCACCGGGGGGgccccgccgggctgcggggcgaACCCTCCCCCCCGCCGCAAGGCCTCCCGCGGGGCCctgccccgcccgccccccacCGGGCCCGGGCCCACCACAACGGGCCGGCCCGGAGGGCTGAGGCGGGGGAAACGGAACCGGGAACCAGCCCGCGGCCCGGCCCAagcccccgccgccaccgccgccgccgccgccgccgccgccccggcccggcccgaccctcccggagcggggccgggcccggcgcaGCCCGGAGGCCCCggtcccccccttcccccccccgctccACTcacgcgccgccgccgcccggagccgccgccgccgccgcctcgcgcTGCCGCTCGCCCCCCCCGCGCGCCCCGCGCCAGGCAGCGGGCGGGAGTGACGTCACCGCCAACGCCGAGGGcccggaggggaggggggccgccgaggggcggaggggggcggggcggggcgccaGGCCTGAGCAATCGATCGCCGGGCCGGGGATCGGCGGGGGCGGAGGGAGGGGCGCTCTATACCCCCGCTCTATACCCCCCTCTATACCCCCGCTATACCCCCGCTCTATACCCCGCTCTATGCCCCCTCTATACCCCGCTCTATACCCCCTCTATACCCCCGCTCTATACCCCCGGTCTATACCCCCTCTATACCCCCGCTCTATACCCCGCTCTATACCCCGCTCTATACCCCGCTCTATACCCCCACTCTATACCCCGCTATATGCCCCCTCTATACCCCGCTCTATACCCCGCTCTATACCCCGCTCTATACCCTGCTCTATACCCTGCTCTATACCCCCTCTATACCCCGCTCTATACCCTGCTCTATGCCCCCTCTATACCCCCGCTCTATACCCTGCTCTATACCCTGCTCTATACCCCGCTCTATACCCCCTCTATACCCCGCTCTATACCCTACTCTATACCCCCGCTCTATACCCCGCTCTATACCCCGCTCTATACCCCGCTCTATACCCCCTCTATACCCCGCTCTATACCCCCGCTCTATACCCCCACTATATGCCCCCTCTATACCCCCGCTCTATACCCCGCCCATACCCCGCTCTATACCCCGCTCTATACCCTGCTCTATACCCCCTCTATACCCCCTCTATAACCCGCTCTATACCCCCTCTATACCCTGCTCTATACCCCCCTCTATACCCCCGCTCTATACCCTGCTCTATACCCTGCTCTATGCCCCGCTCTATACCCCCGCTCTATACCCCCTCTATACCCCCTCTATAACCCGCTCTATACCCCGCTCTATACCCTGCTCTATACCCCGCTCTATACCCCCACTATATGCCCCCTCTATACCCCGCTCTATACCCCCGCTCTATACCCCCTCTATACCCTGCTCTATACCCCCTCTATACCCCCGCTCTATACCCCGGTCTATACCCCCCTCTATACCCCCGCTCTATACCCTGCTCTATACCCCTCTATACCCCCTCTATACCCCCTCTATACCCCCGCTCTATACCCTGCTCTATACCCCACTCTATATCCTGCTCTCTACCCCGCTCTATACCCCCGCTCTATGCCCCGCTCTATACCCTGCTCTATGCCCCCTATAGACGCCCCCTGCTCACCTCTATACAGCGCTTGCACCCCCTCTACGCCCCCGATACAGGCCCCGGTGCACGCCCTTTGCTCATCCCTATACGCCCCCTCCATGCCCCACTATACCATGTGCGCGCCCTGCGCTCATCCCTAAACACCCTCCGCGCCCCCTATAGACACGCCCATGCGCACCCTACGCTCAGCCCTGCGCACTCCCCATTCGCCCCTATACACCCCCATACGCACCTCGGTACCTCCCCTGTGCGCCCCCAtgccccccgcacccccttTGCCTGCCCTCTGTGCCCCTATAGGCACTCCTGTGCGTACCCTATGCTCACCCCTACACACCCCTATGCGCTCTATACGCACCCCCTATAGACCCCACTCACCCCTATACCCCCCCCACGCTGGCGGCCGCCCCGGTGAGGggcgccccctgccggccgcgccgcgccacTGCGCCCCATGGGGGGGCCGCGAACCCGCGTGTCTGTGGGGTGCGGAGGGTCCCgtcaccccaaaccccccaaacccgCGTGTCCGTGGGGTGCGGCGGGGCCCctcaccccaaaccccccaaacccgCGTGTCTGTGGGGTGCGGAGGGTCCCatcaccccaaaccccccaaacccatgTATCCATGGGGGGTGGAGGGTCCCGTCACCCCAAGCTGCTCCGAGCCCCCCCAAACCCGCGTGTCCGTGGGGTGCGGAGGCCCCCACTGGTGTCAGACGGCCGGACACGTGCATGGGGACAAGTCCTTTATTTGCCAAGGGCTAAGGCCGCGTTTCAGACGCGGGGGTGTGCGTGTGTCCCCCCAGACGCGTGTCCCCCCGCGCCTCGGAGCAGGGACCTCGGAGCGGGACCCCCTGTGTTAAGGCCACTGGAAAGATTTGGGTGGTCCCGGCAGTGGGCAGGACGGGACACCCCCTCCCCTGCGTGTCCCCCCATCCcgtccccagggacccccacggCATCTCCCCGGAGGACGGACGAGAACGGGGAGTcggggggggctccgggggtGTGGGGACCCCGCCACACGCCTCGGCATGGCTGGGAGCCGGGGGGGCCACAGCGAGGGGTGGGGCAGGGAACCCACGGGTGCCCCCCATGGGGGGCGGGACACGGGGTGCTATAGGAGGGTGCAGTCCAAGTCCGGCTTCTGCCGCTGCCTCCGCTCTCCGGCTGGCCGGCCGGCCGGCTGCGCACGGCCCTGCGGGCACAAgaagggggctggggagcgggAGGACCCGCAGAGacccccccatcaccccagggGGACACCGccacccccccccgggaccggccagtggggcagagcaggggggtgagggggtgagAAGCACCCGCACCCCACGCTGCAGTCCCAGGAGGGTGCACCCGGTTACCTGCACTGGGacctgctgccgctgctgctgctgctgctgctgctgctgctgctgatgatgatgatgatgatactcttcctgctgcagctggcgAGCGAGCTCCAGGTCACTGAGCGCGGAGGggtcctgtccctgctgctgctgcagggacagggcGATCATGTAAtcctggggggcgggggggtagAAGAAGTGAGGGGGTGCTCAGCACAGCGGACCCAAACCCCGCAGAACCCccggagctgggaggggactcCGGTGTCCCCTGCTGCCACCGGTTGTCCCCTACCTGGTCCACTTGTCTCTGCTGGAGGTGGTGGTctgggggggccgcggcggcccccTCCTTGCCCGGAGCGTGGCTGAGATGAAAATCGGTGTCGCAGAAGCAGCTGTCTCCGTCCACGTTGTGGAGGCTCTCCCAGAccaccctctcctcctgcaggaAGCCCTGGTCCGTCACCAGCAGGTAGAGGtggccctggggagaggggacggTCAGCCCTGGCCAGcgctgggggggggctgccggctCGCAGGaggccggggcaggggccggaGCCGCACCTTGTGCTTTATCATGGTGCTGAAGTGGTTGTTGCGGAAGAAGACGCTGAGCTCGCCCTCCCTGACGGCGGCCGTGAGCTCGCACAGCCCGTGGTAGGTCAACTGGGAGGCCGTGGACTCCAGGAACTGCTCCGCCACCAGCCCTGGGGCGAGAGCGGGGTGGGAGCGGGGccagggtgctgagcaccccccgggaccccggggAGCGGGTGGctgggcggcggggggccgtTACCTTCGCTCACCAGGCTGGAGTCGCTGGCCTGTTTGCAGGTGATGATCTTCTCCACCAGTTGGTTGTAGCTCAGCTTGCCCACGGCTTGCACCACCTCcgggctctgcagggaggggaagggacgGGGTGGGTGAGCACCGGGTCTGCAGGGACCTGCCCTCCTGCCCGCGGCAGCCCAGGGCGGGGGTAGAACGGTTCAGTTAGAACCTTCCGCAACCCGCTGGACCACCGCTCCATCATGGGGACGTCCAAGAAGCTGAGCTGGTGGCTTCCACCCGTGGGGAAGGACGCATGATGgaagggtttgggttggaggggaccttCAAAGCTCATCCAGACCCCCTCTTTGCCaggggcagggacatcttccactagatcaggttgctcaaagccccatccgTAGCTTcacagaagggtttgggttggaagggaccttcaatGATCATCCAGTCCGacctcctgccatgggcagggtcATCTTCCACGGGACCAGGTTGCTCAATgtcccgtccaacctgaccttgagcACTTCCAAcgatggggcatccacagcttctctgggcaacctgttccaacGTCTCACCAGCCCTCCGATCATTCCCTTGCGTCCCTGGACCCACGCAAGCCACCGGCCAGGCGGCAGGACAGCCGTGGGGCCAGCTCACCTGGGGGTCCACCAGCCAGCCGTGGTAGAGCGGGACATTGAGGAGGTCGAAGACGATGCACTCGGGCGTGTACTCGAAGTCCGAGACGCCTGTGAAGCGCACGTTGACATCCAGCCCCGTCGAGAGCTTGGGGAGGACCGTCATGGTGTCGTTGATGTTCTGGGGGGGGAAGAAGCAAGGGGGGCTTGGCTGGGAAGCACGACAGGCACCCCGAGTCTTGCAGCCCAAGGCCACCGGTGCTCCCcaagatggggggggggaggaatcaATTTTTGGGCTGGGTGACACACGGCCTCGCTCCTCACCTGCTGGAAGTTGAGCTGCAGCCCCTCCGATGGCTCCCGGGGTTGGGTGGACAAGATGCAATCCCCTGCAAGGCAGCGCGGTCAGCCCCCGGCGAGGCGGTTAACCGTGGCACACCGCCGtcccggcagcggggcagggggtgagggggtccccggggagcTCACCCAAATGCGCCATCAGCTCCTCGGACGTGATCACCTCCTTCTGCGGGGGCAGCTTCACCTGGAAGCACCGAGAGGCTGGGGACCGgcccccggccccttcccctcGCGACCCGGGAGGAGCCGAGCCCGATCCCGCATCGCCAgacccccccaagccccccccgcaccccactTGCCTTCCACTGCAAGAAGAGGATGTTCATGATGGCCAGGAGCGGGCAGGGCCCGTTCTCGCTCTGCATGATGACGGGCGTCCGCTCGCCTTTCCAGGTGATCCACTTCACGCAATAAAAATCCGCCTCCGCTTCCCGACTGGGGGTCCGCGCTCGGGGGGGCTCAGCCGGTAACCCCACCGCCCCGGCACCCGGGCTGGGCACGGGGGCACCCGGCAGGGTCTCCCCACCTTCCGCGGGCTGCTTCTCCTGAGCATCTTCCCTTGGGTGCTCATCGCCCGGGCATCTTCCCTCGGGTGCTCTTCCCACGCCGGGGCCGGAAGGCACGTCCACCTCCCCACCGTGCGGCACGGCGGCTTGCCCGTCCGGTGCCGGGCTCTCCCGGCCGCCAGCCGGCATTTCTTCCCCACCGACGGCCTCCTCCGGAGGCTGGTGGGTGCCATCGCCGCTGGAAGGGGCCGGGATCGTCCCTTCCTGCTCGGGCGGCTGCTCCATCGGAGTAGGCGGCAGCGGGACCCTCACCGTGGCGTCCTGCCTCGAGCGGGTCCGGATCAGGCCCCTGGGAACGCTCCGGGTCCCTCCAGGAACAGCCACATCCCAAACCTCTCCCTTAGAAGGTAAAACTTGggtatttcaagaaaaaatacatttattagtCCAATGTGTTTCCCAGGTATGGCTTGCTTAGCTTAgattttttctcccccatcccttcacattcatttaaataatgaaaaataaaacgGTGGCTGCTCACGCCTCTAAATCGCCGTTAAAAAAATTAACGCCATGGATGCGTGCGGATTTTATCTGCCTCCCGTTTgcaaggaaagagggaaaaccccaaaccaacctGGGAGGAATCGAGGGGCTCGATGGAGCCAAAGCGGCTTGGAGGAATGGTCGGGGCCCTGCGCTTCCGCCGGGGTTTTCCTGCAAACTCAGCCCAGCGAAGATG carries:
- the CERS2 gene encoding ceramide synthase 2; amino-acid sequence: MFQTLYSYFWWEQLWLPANVTWADLEDRDGRVYAKASDLYITLPLAFLFLVVRHLFETYVATPLAGLLNVKEKIRLKATPNAVLEKFYAATSKHPKQADVEMLSKKSGCTVRQVERWFRRRRNQDRPSLLKKFREASWRFTFYLIAFIAGMAVIVDKPWFYDLREVWKGYPIQSMLPSQYWYYMIELSFYWSLLFSIASDVKRKDFKEQIIHHVATIILISFSWFANYIRAGTLIMALHDSSDYLLESAKMFNYAGWRNTCNNIFIVFAAVFIITRLVILPFWIMHCTVVYPLELYPAFFGYYFFNFMMVVLQSLHIFWAYLIIRMAQKFITGKVVEDERSDREETDNSEEEEEAAKNGPLSNGHPVLNNNHRKTD
- the MINDY1 gene encoding ubiquitin carboxyl-terminal hydrolase MINDY-1; protein product: MEQPPEQEGTIPAPSSGDGTHQPPEEAVGGEEMPAGGRESPAPDGQAAVPHGGEVDVPSGPGVGRAPEGRCPGDEHPREDAQEKQPAEGGETLPGAPVPSPGAGAVGLPAEPPRARTPSREAEADFYCVKWITWKGERTPVIMQSENGPCPLLAIMNILFLQWKVKLPPQKEVITSEELMAHLGDCILSTQPREPSEGLQLNFQQNINDTMTVLPKLSTGLDVNVRFTGVSDFEYTPECIVFDLLNVPLYHGWLVDPQSPEVVQAVGKLSYNQLVEKIITCKQASDSSLVSEGLVAEQFLESTASQLTYHGLCELTAAVREGELSVFFRNNHFSTMIKHKGHLYLLVTDQGFLQEERVVWESLHNVDGDSCFCDTDFHLSHAPGKEGAAAAPPDHHLQQRQVDQDYMIALSLQQQQGQDPSALSDLELARQLQQEEYHHHHHQQQQQQQQQQQRQQVPVQGRAQPAGRPAGERRQRQKPDLDCTLL